The Buteo buteo chromosome 23, bButBut1.hap1.1, whole genome shotgun sequence genome includes a window with the following:
- the GUCA1B gene encoding guanylyl cyclase-activating protein 2, with translation MGQQFTNAEGEQAEIDVAELQEWYKKFVVECPSGTLFMHEFKRFFGVQDNREAAEYIENMFRAFDKNGDNTIDFLEYVAALNLVLRGKLEHKLRWTFKVYDKDGNGCIDKPELLEIVESIYKLKKVCRSEVEERTPLLTPEEVVDRIFQLVDENGDGQLSLDEFIDGARKDKWVMKMLQMDVNPGGWISEQRRKSALF, from the exons ATGGGACAACAGTTCACCAATGCCGAAGGGGAGCAAGCAGAGATTGATGTTGCAGAATTGCAGGAATGGTATAAGAAATTTGTGGTTGAATGTCCCAGTGGGACCCTCTTCATGCACGAATTCAAGCGGTTCTTCGGGGTCCAGGATAACCGTGAAGCAGCAGAGTATATTGAAAACATGTTCAGAGCCTTCGATAAGAATGGG GATAATACCATTGATTTTCTGGAATACGTAGCTGCCTTGAATCTTGTTTTACGAGGAAAACTGGAACACAAGCTGAGGTGGACGTTCAAAGTATATGACAAGGATGGGAATGGCTGCATAGACAAACCTGAGCTGCTGGAAATTGTTGAG TCTATCTACAAGCTGAAGAAAGTGTGTCGGTcagaggtggaggagaggaCCCCATTGCTCACACCGGAGGAGGTTGTGGACAGGATATTTCAGTTAGTGGATGAGAATGGGGATG GGCAGTTGTCTCTTGACGAGTTCATTGATGGGGCCAGGAAAGACAAGTGGGTGATGAAGATGTTGCAAATGGATGTAAACCCTGGGGGATGGATCtctgagcagaggagaaagagtGCTTTGTTTTGA
- the GUCA1A gene encoding guanylyl cyclase-activating protein 1, producing the protein MGNMDGKSVEELSTTECHQWYKKFMTECPSGQLTLYEFKQFFGLKNLSPAANKYVEQMFETFDFNKDGYIDFMEYVAALSLVLKGKVDQKLRWYFKLYDVDGNGCIDRGELLNIIKAIRAINRCNETMTAEEFTNMVFDKIDINGDGELSLEEFMEGVQKDEVLLEILTRSLDLTHIVKLIQNDGKNPHEPAEEAEAAQ; encoded by the exons ATGGGGAACATGGACGGGAAATCTGTGGAGGAGCTGAGCACTACCGAGTGCCACCAGTGGTATAAGAAGTTCATGACGGAGTGTCCTTCTGGCCAGCTCACCCTGTATGAGTTCAAACAGTTTTTTGGCTTGAAAAACCTGAGTCCAGCAGCGAACAAATACGTTGAGCAAATGTTTGAGACGTTTGACTTTAATAAG GATGGCTACATAGATTTTATGGAGTATGTGGCAGCTCTGAGTCTGGTCCTGAAAGGGAAGGTGGATCAGAAGCTGCGATGGTATTTCAAGCTCTACGATGTGGACGGGAATGGCTGCATTGACCGGGGAGAACTGCTGAACATCATCAAA gCTATTCGAGCTATCAACCGGTGCAATGAAACGATGACGGCTGAGGAATTCACAAACATGGTGTTTGACAAAATTGATATAAATGGAGACG GCGAGCTCTCCCTGGAAGAGTTCATGGAGGGCGTGCAAAAGGATGAAGTGCTGCTCGAGATCCTCACCCGCAGCCTGGACCTGACACACATCGTCAAATTGATCCAGAACGATGGGAAGAACCCGCACGAGCCGGCGGAGGAGGCGGAGGCTGCCCAGTAG